In Falco biarmicus isolate bFalBia1 chromosome 7, bFalBia1.pri, whole genome shotgun sequence, a single window of DNA contains:
- the RD3L gene encoding protein RD3-like, which produces MPLFGWIKWSKNDSYKPTRYPGSEVVTKTLLRELKWHLKERERLVQEIENEQKVQKTGTDYNWIKNYQNPQATIPATEQRQLEVLCSQIQPCQTGTVLSRFREVLAENDVLPWEIVYIFKQVLKDFLTTTERESQQDQLADAWNTNCSEHFSLRGGSSNKSDKDEIPTVSSYVDKNTQSMFPTFSHRIWNLPYYYPSS; this is translated from the exons ATGCCACTTTTTGGCTGGATTAAATGGTCAAAAAATGACTCCTACAAACCCACAAGATATCCTGGATCAGAAGTAGTTACAAAAACCCTACTGAGGGAACTGAAATGGCACCTGAAAGAGCGTGAAAGATTAGTGCAAGAGattgaaaatgaacagaaagtCCAGAAGACTGGCACGGATTACAACTGGATCAAGAACTACCAAAACCCTCAAGCCACAATTCCAGCTACTGAGCAACGGCAGCTTGAAGTTCTGTGTTCACAAATTCAGCCTTGCCAAACAGGAACTGTACTCAGCAG aTTTCGTGAAGTTTTGGCAGAAAATGATGTTTTACCCTGGGAAATAGTCTACATATTCAAGcaagttttaaaagattttcttaCCACCACTGAGAGAGAAAGCCAGCAAGACCAACTGGCAGACGCATGGAATACAAATTGCTCTGAACATTTCAGCCTGCGCGGAGGCAGTTCTAACAAATCTGACAAAGATGAAATCCCCACAGTTTCAAGTTATGTGGacaaaaacacacaaagcaTGTTTCCCACCTTCTCTCATAGAATCTGGAATCTACCCTATTACTACCCATCAAGTTAA